A section of the Methanococcus vannielii SB genome encodes:
- a CDS encoding (5-formylfuran-3-yl)methyl phosphate synthase — MILLVSPKDVAEAYEAINGGADIIDVKNPPEGSLGANFPWVIKEIRSATPNGMLVSAAIGDVHYKPGTVTLAALGATISGADYIKIGLYGTRSYQEAVDVMKNVSNAVKSEDPKKIVVAAGYADAYRVGAVDPLIIPKIARDSGCDVAMLDTAVKDGKTLFDHLSIDLLKEFVEETHKYGMKCALAGSIKKEEIPMLKEIGCDIVGIRGAACTKGDRNEGKIQKDLVKEIVKICKE, encoded by the coding sequence GTGATATTATTGGTAAGTCCTAAAGATGTAGCTGAAGCTTATGAAGCAATAAATGGTGGTGCAGACATTATCGACGTTAAAAATCCGCCTGAAGGCTCCCTTGGTGCAAATTTTCCATGGGTAATTAAAGAAATAAGAAGTGCAACACCTAACGGTATGTTGGTAAGTGCAGCAATCGGGGATGTACATTATAAGCCCGGAACAGTTACGCTTGCAGCATTGGGTGCAACTATAAGTGGGGCAGATTACATAAAAATAGGGCTTTACGGTACAAGGTCTTACCAAGAAGCAGTAGACGTCATGAAAAACGTTTCAAATGCAGTGAAATCCGAAGACCCTAAAAAAATTGTTGTAGCTGCAGGATATGCTGATGCCTATCGGGTTGGTGCAGTAGACCCTTTAATTATTCCAAAAATTGCAAGAGACTCCGGATGCGATGTAGCAATGCTTGACACTGCGGTAAAAGATGGTAAAACTCTTTTTGATCACTTAAGTATTGATTTATTGAAGGAATTTGTCGAAGAAACTCATAAATATGGAATGAAATGTGCCTTGGCAGGTTCCATTAAAAAAGAAGAAATTCCAATGTTAAAAGAAATTGGATGCGATATTGTCGGAATTCGTGGTGCTGCATGCACT